ttGCCTACGTGTATGAACAGAAAcacaccaaaacaaaataagatcCAACTTGTGCCTGTCAGTTACCCACCCATAGCCTGGTATCGGGGTGATATCGTAGTGGGGTGATGTAGAACAAGAATCTCTGCCTCAAACTCCCAAGTGGCTTGTGGGTTCAACCTTGAGGACACCATCACCATGCCTTTCCTTATCGTCGAACGCTTGATCTGTATCATACAGAAATATGGTGGGGGATCATGGAAACAATTGTTCAAATATGCATTTGACTTTGGCCAAGTGATTCCCAATTACTATAACATACTAGGTGACTGTGTATTAATATGGAATAACAATGCATGGCTTTTTCAGTCCCAGTTTGAGTCAAAAGTCTCCCATGTTCAGCCTTTTTCTCGGAATTTATCTGCAGACCTGAACGTGGCCACTAAGTGGTGCTGTTCTCCCACTTACCTTTTTAAGTGCAAACGAGGCAGTCTGACCCCCTCGGACTTCCTTCACAGGCATTCGCTTGCGGTGAATTGATTTTACGGCGATGGGAATGAAGCTGCCCAAAGGGTCTGGCCCCAGGAGCATAGTATCGTTCAGACGAATTAGTCCACGTAACGTAGTTCCAGATACTACTGTTCCAACTCCCTAAGACAGGAAATATGAGGAGTTGGTTTAATCGCAAAGTGGGTACGGCACATTAGTAATTTCCAACCACTGTGCCTTGTAACAGGTAGAATTAACGTGTAATTATCTGTgcccattcatacaacagaataatgaTGTTCACATTCCCAGATTTAACAatgagtaagtacatttgtgagtaatttgagatcattatttcagtgtactgtatatccttTTTGGGACATTGTTGTTTGGTGGTGCATCACGTCAttcttaaaatgtaaaatatgtgccgtggctcaataaaggttggggaaaCACTGCTATAACAGGTCCTGCACTGTTCTAAACtcagaaaacatacagtaaaatggaAGTTCGTTGATCGCAACAGACACCCACCGGTACAGAGTAGGTGTCGTCAATCTGAAACTCAGCTGGCTGGTCGTCTCTGTAGCAGGTCCGGGATGAGAGCAGGTTGAGGAACATCTTGAGCAGGTCCATGTTCTCTCCAGTCACGTTTGAGATTTGAAAAATGGGACACATCCTGCAGGAAGGAACACTTGCAGAAGTTACTGAAGAGAATTCAACTCTCACACTCACTTGAATCTGCCTTGGGATAGACTTTGTACCTCTCAGAGCTGAAGTTGGATGCCGTGACAATGACGTCGTCCTTGTTCTGCACCAGGACAGGGATTTTCCTGCAGCCAGGGGACTTCAGTAACCTCTGAAGCAACTTTAATGTTTCTGTTAGGATCAGCACACACAAGAATGACAGCTTCTCTTAACGTTTATTTTTAATCTCTAGACTTCTAGTAAAGAAATAATGACCTGGTTTCTTGGCCCCAAGAGCAGTTAATAATGAATGTCTACGTTCGGTTCtaatatacagtgccatgaaaaagtattttcccccttTCTGATTTCTAGAGTGGGAAGTATCTCTCCAATATCTCACACAGACAACCCAAGTACATATAAAATGGACTTTGAAAAATGATGTGTGGTAGGTTTGGCGGACCACTtatgggaaggttcaccactgttcacGGTCttttccatttgtggataatgccACTGACCGTGGTTCACTAGAGTCTTAAAGCCTTGGAAATAGCTGTGATTTCAACCACtttgtttctcatttgttcttgaatttctttggatcgtggcattgATATGTTACATTTTGAGGTATTGCAGCCATACATCACTTTGCCTGACAGGTACTATTTTGGTGAGTCCTTGATTTAACAAATGTGGCCAGTGAAATTATATTTGGCTTTCCAAAACTGTGATTAATTGACTAACTTATGATTTAACAAGAGGACATTATTTTTTCTATAAGAAAAAGATGGGTTAACCCCCAAATAAAAATTATCTTTCAAATtgcatattatatttatttggaTTGTCTTGGTGAGATATTAATATTGGTTTGATAATCTCTAAAATTTTAatgtgaaaaacacacaaaaaccagTAATTAGGAAGAGGAGCACTATTACATGACACTGTATTTCCTTAAATACTGCCCTACACTAACTGATACAACTGAAATTTCCCCAGCAAACATTACACAAGGATATActgtgtttaaatgtatttaatgcaACTGGATTCATCCAACAAATTTAAAAGTAacatttaattttcactcaactttattttaatttgtattagaGAAACAACATTTTGCTGGATGTTAATTAAATGTGGTACAATTAAtaacatccatacatccattttctgagccgcttctcctcactagggtcgcgggcgtgctggagcctaccccagctgtcatcgggcaggaggcggggtacaccctgaaatggttgccagccaatcgcagggcacatacaaacaaccattcgcactcacattcacacctacgggcaatttagagtctccaattccaattaataacaacaatacacaATTTCAATTTGTGGCTCAGTGATTTAGAAGACTAACTTGCATGGTAGTTGGACAACAGCTGGGTTTAACTTCACTTGTCAATTAGAGAGAACCTTTGTATGGGTGAAAAAATTAGGCAGACATCTGTCATTTTGACCACCAAAAGTGGCAACCAAAGGGAGCTTAAAATTATTTCCCTAATGATCATCTCACACTCTAGAGCACAGCTGCTTTTAACAACAGCAGATGGAGTCGTTATGTCTCGACCAAGCAAGCACATTTGGAGAAAAACAAGCAAGAAAGGGCTTGCCACACAACTGACCTTGCAGGATGTTAGCTGGACACATGTCTATTTTTGTCACCACAACAAAGACGGGAACGTTGAGGGCTAGGGCCAGACCCAGGTGCTCTTTGGTCATGCCCACAATCCCTGCATTACTGCCGACCTGGAGAGGAGGAGGGCGAAGGTTAGGGCAAGCTTGTAGAATTATAGACCACTCTCAGATGCCACTTCTCACCATGAGCATGCAAAAGTCTGGTAAGTGTCCCGTCATTCCAAACACGGTGGTCTTGAGGTATTTCTCATGGCCGGCCAGATCGATGAAGGTGATAACCTTTGAGGAGTTCTCACAAATTTTGGTCCAATCCAGACTTCCTCCATGGCTGTCCGGTTTGTTCACCACCTAAAAGCATACAGAGTGGACAACTTGAATCCAAATGCCACTTGAACGATTATCCGTTTGAGGTCACATGTTTAAATGCATAAAAGGAGAGGGTAGTTCATCTAATACAATGAAACAAGGTAATCTTCTCTCAGAATGGCGTAATTCACTTGTACAGTACACCACGATTGATATGACAACAACACATTAATACTCTTCTGACAGTGTCAAATAAAACCATGATGATTCTTTTTGTaaaggcaacatttttgctACAGGTCTTGACTTTCAATAATCATGTCACTCATTACTTTGTGCAGGAGTACCTTATGTTGTGGCTGGTTTGAACATATCATACTTAATAGCTTGTTGGGGTGGTACTAGCTGCTTATTTTAAAAACCATCACATCAAAAGCTAACACTTGACTGTACTGTAACTGTTATATGAATGTGTTAATGTTCTAATTCTTAAAACTAGTTGTTTCTATCCTAAAGTAAAAACCAACTTCAGCTTCATCTGTAGGCTCTTGTAGGCATTTGTAGGTAAAGAAGCAGGTGGTGCTATAACCTCAAGTGAGACATAACAATGGTGTATTGGGAAAAGAGgtaattaatttaacaatgggAATGATTTGAAAAGGATTATTGCCTGATTATTGAAGGTGAATATGAATCTGGCATCAGTACAAAATGTAGATAATAATAAGCCACAATGCATGTTCCAATTGTTTCTTTATATTAGATGTACTATAAaagttgttcaacagaattatctTAAAACAACTCGATCAAAATTGAAGAGATTCTTGGCCAATGTCGACATCTCAAGTACTGTTACATACATTGCTGAAATGGTTTTGTGTTGTGCACACAAAAATCTACGCAACAGTGGATAATGAATCCAGTGCACCCCTTTGTATTCCCCAGGTAGGATACAAGCCTTTCCAGTGCACAAAATCGTCATTCTCACCTGTCCCGCTTGGTCGAATCCGAGTATATCGTTTCCCACACTGCTGGTCCTGCCGCTCTCCATCTCATGCTTGTGTCTGAAAAGTTTCTGGCGAGCGAAGCCTCTGCCATTATCCAGCTCTCCATGTGTTAACACTCCTAAAAGAGTACTCTTACCAGCATCCACATTCCCTACCACTGCCACcctgggtgaaaaaaaaaatgtcatgcagAAAATGTgatcaaacaaatacaaagtaaatacagtaccaAACAGATAGTCTTTTGTTACTCACCTGACCTCTAGGAAGTCCAGCTCCCCCACACGCCGACGAATCAGATAATCCCGTACCAAACCCTCCGCTTCAGTGCGCTCCCTTAGCGGGATCAGATCAGAGTCCAGTTGTGCACACATAGATCGCACCGTGGCCTCTGAAGCCTCCATGTCCTTTTTATTGAGACCCCAATCGCCACCATCTTCAAAGACCAAaaaggatatttaaaaaaaattcaataacaAGATCCAACATAGGATTTATATAAAAGTCTGGAATAGGATATGTATGAATAGGAGGTTCACCAGTGCATGTGTATTAAGTGAGTCTCACCTGAACCCATCCCAACCACATAGATGGTCTCTCCGGACCCTTCTTCCATTCTGTCCTTTAGCTGGCTAAGTAAGGAGTCATACTGCTCTCCATTTGGACTGACAAGGGCCAACTTTATTCCAtgtgggagagagagaaagaaaacagAGCATTACATTGTAATGTCAGGATTATAAGAAATCTGCTGTCAAAAAAATCATCCCTTGTTCTAAATCACTAATTGTTAAAGGGAAAGGGCACAACTTTAGGGTaagaaaaactggaaaaaaaattccacaaatACAGCTTTCTCTTTTCCTATGGAATATGTAAGTCATTTTACAGATGACTGCTGATGAAAGTGTGTATTAACATCACAGTAAAACTATGTTAACTAAAACTTCAAGCCCTTTAATTCATGGAATGCATTGAGAGTACCGTTTACTGATTTAAATTAAGGAATGGATTCACTGACTGGAGCCGAAGCGTAGGAAAGTGATGCAACCTATGTGCAATGTGGTTGGCACTTCCCAATCTTTTGTGATGAGTAATTTGACCTTTGCAGCCAATTGTATATTATTACAGCCACTGTCTTAAGTTTACATCATTCCATCCATACTCTGAACTCGTTTGACACGAATGAATACCAAAACAAAAGCAGGGCGTATTTGTGTTGGGGAAGGGAAGCCGTTTTTTAAATCAGCTCACActgaaaataacagcaaaagTTTGTCACACTTACAAAACTGGTTATtttttgagttacaaaaaaaaaaaagtaactaaaaaaacgcacttttttttttgtttaaatattgttttcaactaaatgtgacaaaatgtgagCCACTTCACAAACGGCACCCCATGTTTTTCTCTAAAGAGTAACCAAATTACAGGTCCTTCCATATGTTGCTCTACTAGTTTCATCAGCCTGTTTATGAACTAACGTTAATCTACAGTCACGTGCTATTATTGATAACTGTCACTCGCTAAACTGTCACTAACTACCAAATTGTGTGAAAGCTTTAAGGCTACAAGTTTCAACCACGTAAAATAAACAGCAGTTAATACAATACTGTGCATTAATTTACACGTAACGAGAGCTTTATTATCGTCGGTAGTAACAGCTCGGCGTTCCAGCTTCACTGGCTAGCCTTAGCTgctacaacaacaaacaacccgTCTTGTATCGTGCTCGGTATTGTTAATGATACAGTATGTTCGATTTCTGATATGAAATACAATGTTTGGCAAAAGATACGTCCAAACTGAACCACTTTCTCATTCATTTTTCACGGACAGATAGCTAGCATTAGCAGAGTGCTATCGAGGGCCTAGCTTCACCTTGCTTGTAAAGTCGATCCTCCGGTCCTCGGGCTCTCCGTTGACCACGTCCCCGTCCTCGTAGAACTCGTCCCCAGGGTCGTCCGCGCATCCTCCACGGTCAGGTGCGAATATGCTCGCCGGGAGTAAAGCATCAGCGAGCGCAGAGCTCGACTCGTGCGTCGCCGCTGCTATCGATGCCATTTGTAGATGCGAGGAGCGTT
This Phycodurus eques isolate BA_2022a chromosome 16, UOR_Pequ_1.1, whole genome shotgun sequence DNA region includes the following protein-coding sequences:
- the gtpbp1 gene encoding GTP-binding protein 1 isoform X1, which produces MASIAAATHESSSALADALLPASIFAPDRGGCADDPGDEFYEDGDVVNGEPEDRRIDFTSKLALVSPNGEQYDSLLSQLKDRMEEGSGETIYVVGMGSDGGDWGLNKKDMEASEATVRSMCAQLDSDLIPLRERTEAEGLVRDYLIRRRVGELDFLEVRVAVVGNVDAGKSTLLGVLTHGELDNGRGFARQKLFRHKHEMESGRTSSVGNDILGFDQAGQVVNKPDSHGGSLDWTKICENSSKVITFIDLAGHEKYLKTTVFGMTGHLPDFCMLMVGSNAGIVGMTKEHLGLALALNVPVFVVVTKIDMCPANILQETLKLLQRLLKSPGCRKIPVLVQNKDDVIVTASNFSSERMCPIFQISNVTGENMDLLKMFLNLLSSRTCYRDDQPAEFQIDDTYSVPGVGTVVSGTTLRGLIRLNDTMLLGPDPLGSFIPIAVKSIHRKRMPVKEVRGGQTASFALKKIKRSTIRKGMVMVSSRLNPQATWEFEAEILVLHHPTTISPRYQAMVHCGSIRQTATILSMNRDCLRTGDKASVHFRFIKTPEYLHCDQRLVFREGRTKAVGTITKLLQSTNNLPSNSKPPQIKMQSTKKTQSRKEDGTTATGDEGMTISQSSGPSTTHVRYRVQKIDKYQTGFCLLSFSCELTLLTASLTCQLFCVLILFLEHLIHPFKLYHTSCVIFSPLCLRGWLPKGRGGGGPSVKGGQQREQAKDGRRWKKKRRPATQRERTEQLCSSSLHFRNRMLN
- the gtpbp1 gene encoding GTP-binding protein 1 isoform X3 codes for the protein MASIAAATHESSSALADALLPASIFAPDRGGCADDPGDEFYEDGDVVNGEPEDRRIDFTSKLALVSPNGEQYDSLLSQLKDRMEEGSGETIYVVGMGSDGGDWGLNKKDMEASEATVRSMCAQLDSDLIPLRERTEAEGLVRDYLIRRRVGELDFLEVRVAVVGNVDAGKSTLLGVLTHGELDNGRGFARQKLFRHKHEMESGRTSSVGNDILGFDQAGQVVNKPDSHGGSLDWTKICENSSKVITFIDLAGHEKYLKTTVFGMTGHLPDFCMLMVGSNAGIVGMTKEHLGLALALNVPVFVVVTKIDMCPANILQETLKLLQRLLKSPGCRKIPVLVQNKDDVIVTASNFSSERMCPIFQISNVTGENMDLLKMFLNLLSSRTCYRDDQPAEFQIDDTYSVPGVGTVVSGTTLRGLIRLNDTMLLGPDPLGSFIPIAVKSIHRKRMPVKEVRGGQTASFALKKIKRSTIRKGMVMVSSRLNPQATWEFEAEILVLHHPTTISPRYQAMVHCGSIRQTATILSMNRDCLRTGDKASVHFRFIKTPEYLHCDQRLVFREGRTKAVGTITKLLQSTNNLPSNSKPPQIKMQSTKKTQSRKEDGTTATGDEGMTISQSSGPSTTHGEGEEDPQLKEGNKENKPKTGGGGRRRGGQRHKGKGQNNSAAVASTSGTGC
- the gtpbp1 gene encoding GTP-binding protein 1 isoform X5 — its product is MESGRTSSVGNDILGFDQAGQVVNKPDSHGGSLDWTKICENSSKVITFIDLAGHEKYLKTTVFGMTGHLPDFCMLMVGSNAGIVGMTKEHLGLALALNVPVFVVVTKIDMCPANILQETLKLLQRLLKSPGCRKIPVLVQNKDDVIVTASNFSSERMCPIFQISNVTGENMDLLKMFLNLLSSRTCYRDDQPAEFQIDDTYSVPGVGTVVSGTTLRGLIRLNDTMLLGPDPLGSFIPIAVKSIHRKRMPVKEVRGGQTASFALKKIKRSTIRKGMVMVSSRLNPQATWEFEAEILVLHHPTTISPRYQAMVHCGSIRQTATILSMNRDCLRTGDKASVHFRFIKTPEYLHCDQRLVFREGRTKAVGTITKLLQSTNNLPSNSKPPQIKMQSTKKTQSRKEDGTTATGDEGMTISQSSGPSTTHVRYRVQKIDKYQTGFCLLSFSCELTLLTASLTCQLFCVLILFLEHLIHPFKLYHTSCVIFSPLCLRGWLPKGRGGGGPSVKGGQQREQAKDGRRWKKKRRPATQRERTEQLCSSSLHFRNRMLN
- the gtpbp1 gene encoding GTP-binding protein 1 isoform X2; the encoded protein is MASIAAATHESSSALADALLPASIFAPDRGGCADDPGDEFYEDGDVVNGEPEDRRIDFTSKLALVSPNGEQYDSLLSQLKDRMEEGSGETIYVVGMGSDGGDWGLNKKDMEASEATVRSMCAQLDSDLIPLRERTEAEGLVRDYLIRRRVGELDFLEVRVAVVGNVDAGKSTLLGVLTHGELDNGRGFARQKLFRHKHEMESGRTSSVGNDILGFDQAGQVVNKPDSHGGSLDWTKICENSSKVITFIDLAGHEKYLKTTVFGMTGHLPDFCMLMVGSNAGIVGMTKEHLGLALALNVPVFVVVTKIDMCPANILQETLKLLQRLLKSPGCRKIPVLVQNKDDVIVTASNFSSERMCPIFQISNVTGENMDLLKMFLNLLSSRTCYRDDQPAEFQIDDTYSVPGVGTVVSGTTLRGLIRLNDTMLLGPDPLGSFIPIAVKSIHRKRMPVKEVRGGQTASFALKKIKRSTIRKGMVMVSSRLNPQATWEFEAEILVLHHPTTISPRYQAMVHCGSIRQTATILSMNRDCLRTGDKASVHFRFIKTPEYLHCDQRLVFREGRTKAVGTITKIKMQSTKKTQSRKEDGTTATGDEGMTISQSSGPSTTHVRYRVQKIDKYQTGFCLLSFSCELTLLTASLTCQLFCVLILFLEHLIHPFKLYHTSCVIFSPLCLRGWLPKGRGGGGPSVKGGQQREQAKDGRRWKKKRRPATQRERTEQLCSSSLHFRNRMLN
- the gtpbp1 gene encoding GTP-binding protein 1 isoform X4 yields the protein MASIAAATHESSSALADALLPASIFAPDRGGCADDPGDEFYEDGDVVNGEPEDRRIDFTSKLALVSPNGEQYDSLLSQLKDRMEEGSGETIYVVGMGSDGGDWGLNKKDMEASEATVRSMCAQLDSDLIPLRERTEAEGLVRDYLIRRRVGELDFLEVRVAVVGNVDAGKSTLLGVLTHGELDNGRGFARQKLFRHKHEMESGRTSSVGNDILGFDQAGQVVNKPDSHGGSLDWTKICENSSKVITFIDLAGHEKYLKTTVFGMTGHLPDFCMLMVGSNAGIVGMTKEHLGLALALNVPVFVVVTKIDMCPANILQETLKLLQRLLKSPGCRKIPVLVQNKDDVIVTASNFSSERMCPIFQISNVTGENMDLLKMFLNLLSSRTCYRDDQPAEFQIDDTYSVPGVGTVVSGTTLRGLIRLNDTMLLGPDPLGSFIPIAVKSIHRKRMPVKEVRGGQTASFALKKIKRSTIRKGMVMVSSRLNPQATWEFEAEILVLHHPTTISPRYQAMVHCGSIRQTATILSMNRDCLRTGDKASVHFRFIKTPEYLHCDQRLVFREGRTKAVGTITKLLQSTNNLPSNSKPPQIKMQSTKKTQSRKEDGTTATGDEGMTISQSSGPSTTHPKTGGGGRRRGGQRHKGKGQNNSAAVASTSGTGC